A region of Micropterus dolomieu isolate WLL.071019.BEF.003 ecotype Adirondacks linkage group LG01, ASM2129224v1, whole genome shotgun sequence DNA encodes the following proteins:
- the LOC123976657 gene encoding coiled-coil domain-containing protein 122-like isoform X2, with protein sequence MSNLVAGENGTQEKPGFSLTKAVEDVSHLGYAQTEGLKEKQKTLSSLQATLSDVEKEGEMVAQVLRSNVREVLILEGKMEHLERQINVLSDRWASISKEKTEIQIGIIEEEENARISLARFNTYRNKMESHRAAVLLASSQTKAHKELEEKRALVKMLTQKKEELKKDLVNPNGNTVQLAKREIDALKGEISVMEKTTAERREQLQKEFETHTQMKKDIEIQNRRYEAIVKRLHCQLSRAQAFRRHQQWHKQTRLIRV encoded by the exons atgtcaaatttagTTGCCGGTGAAAATG GAACACAGGAAAAGCCTGGGTTTTCATTAACCAAGGCAGTGGAGGATGTCAGTCATCTGGGCTATGCCCAGACTGAGGgtctgaaagagaaacagaagacTCTCAGCTCCCTGCAG GCAACTCTTTCAGATGTGGAGAAGGAAGGCGAGATGGTAGCTCAGGTGCTGAGATCTAACGTGAGGGAAGTCCTAATACTGGAGGGCAAGATGGAACACCTGGAGCGGCAGATAAATGTCCTGAGTGATCGCTGGGCATCCATCAGCAAGGAAAAGACAGAAATCCAGATTGGTATaattgaggaggaggagaacgcTCGCATATCACTGGCAAGGTTCAACACTTACCGAAACAAGATGGAGAGTCacagagcagctgttctgcttgCATCAAGCCAGACGAAGGCCCATAaagagctggaggagaagagagcGCTGGTCAAGATGCTGacacagaagaaagaggagCTTAAGAAAGATTTGGTGAATCCAAATGGAAACACAGTGCAGTTGGCAAAG agagAGATTGATGCTCTGAAGGGAGAGATCTCTGTGATGGAGAAGACGACAGCTGAGAGGAGAGAGCAATTGCAAAAAGAGTTTGAGACTCATACTCAGATGAAGAAAGACATTGAG ATCCAGAACAGGCGCTACGAAGCCATCGTCAAGCGCCTCCACTGCCAGCTGAGCAGGGCCCAGGCTTTCCGCCg
- the LOC123976657 gene encoding coiled-coil domain-containing protein 122-like isoform X1 codes for MSNLVAGENGTQEKPGFSLTKAVEDVSHLGYAQTEGLKEKQKTLSSLQATLSDVEKEGEMVAQVLRSNVREVLILEGKMEHLERQINVLSDRWASISKEKTEIQIGIIEEEENARISLARFNTYRNKMESHRAAVLLASSQTKAHKELEEKRALVKMLTQKKEELKKDLVNPNGNTVQLAKREIDALKGEISVMEKTTAERREQLQKEFETHTQMKKDIEIQNRRYEAIVKRLHCQLSRAQAFRRQISEDIYHMERQLAELKGQLESSQDSAVSWQ; via the exons atgtcaaatttagTTGCCGGTGAAAATG GAACACAGGAAAAGCCTGGGTTTTCATTAACCAAGGCAGTGGAGGATGTCAGTCATCTGGGCTATGCCCAGACTGAGGgtctgaaagagaaacagaagacTCTCAGCTCCCTGCAG GCAACTCTTTCAGATGTGGAGAAGGAAGGCGAGATGGTAGCTCAGGTGCTGAGATCTAACGTGAGGGAAGTCCTAATACTGGAGGGCAAGATGGAACACCTGGAGCGGCAGATAAATGTCCTGAGTGATCGCTGGGCATCCATCAGCAAGGAAAAGACAGAAATCCAGATTGGTATaattgaggaggaggagaacgcTCGCATATCACTGGCAAGGTTCAACACTTACCGAAACAAGATGGAGAGTCacagagcagctgttctgcttgCATCAAGCCAGACGAAGGCCCATAaagagctggaggagaagagagcGCTGGTCAAGATGCTGacacagaagaaagaggagCTTAAGAAAGATTTGGTGAATCCAAATGGAAACACAGTGCAGTTGGCAAAG agagAGATTGATGCTCTGAAGGGAGAGATCTCTGTGATGGAGAAGACGACAGCTGAGAGGAGAGAGCAATTGCAAAAAGAGTTTGAGACTCATACTCAGATGAAGAAAGACATTGAG ATCCAGAACAGGCGCTACGAAGCCATCGTCAAGCGCCTCCACTGCCAGCTGAGCAGGGCCCAGGCTTTCCGCCg GCAAATATCTGAAGATATCTACCACATGGAGAGACAGCTTGCCGAGCTCAAGGGGCAGCTGGAGTCTTCACAGGACTCAGCGGTCAGTTGGCAGTAG
- the LOC123976657 gene encoding coiled-coil domain-containing protein 122-like isoform X4, protein MATLSDVEKEGEMVAQVLRSNVREVLILEGKMEHLERQINVLSDRWASISKEKTEIQIGIIEEEENARISLARFNTYRNKMESHRAAVLLASSQTKAHKELEEKRALVKMLTQKKEELKKDLVNPNGNTVQLAKREIDALKGEISVMEKTTAERREQLQKEFETHTQMKKDIEIQNRRYEAIVKRLHCQLSRAQAFRRQISEDIYHMERQLAELKGQLESSQDSAVSWQ, encoded by the exons ATG GCAACTCTTTCAGATGTGGAGAAGGAAGGCGAGATGGTAGCTCAGGTGCTGAGATCTAACGTGAGGGAAGTCCTAATACTGGAGGGCAAGATGGAACACCTGGAGCGGCAGATAAATGTCCTGAGTGATCGCTGGGCATCCATCAGCAAGGAAAAGACAGAAATCCAGATTGGTATaattgaggaggaggagaacgcTCGCATATCACTGGCAAGGTTCAACACTTACCGAAACAAGATGGAGAGTCacagagcagctgttctgcttgCATCAAGCCAGACGAAGGCCCATAaagagctggaggagaagagagcGCTGGTCAAGATGCTGacacagaagaaagaggagCTTAAGAAAGATTTGGTGAATCCAAATGGAAACACAGTGCAGTTGGCAAAG agagAGATTGATGCTCTGAAGGGAGAGATCTCTGTGATGGAGAAGACGACAGCTGAGAGGAGAGAGCAATTGCAAAAAGAGTTTGAGACTCATACTCAGATGAAGAAAGACATTGAG ATCCAGAACAGGCGCTACGAAGCCATCGTCAAGCGCCTCCACTGCCAGCTGAGCAGGGCCCAGGCTTTCCGCCg GCAAATATCTGAAGATATCTACCACATGGAGAGACAGCTTGCCGAGCTCAAGGGGCAGCTGGAGTCTTCACAGGACTCAGCGGTCAGTTGGCAGTAG
- the LOC123976657 gene encoding coiled-coil domain-containing protein 122-like isoform X3, with protein sequence MAPRLFPLLGHHPPWSRLWVKVKATLSDVEKEGEMVAQVLRSNVREVLILEGKMEHLERQINVLSDRWASISKEKTEIQIGIIEEEENARISLARFNTYRNKMESHRAAVLLASSQTKAHKELEEKRALVKMLTQKKEELKKDLVNPNGNTVQLAKREIDALKGEISVMEKTTAERREQLQKEFETHTQMKKDIEIQNRRYEAIVKRLHCQLSRAQAFRRQISEDIYHMERQLAELKGQLESSQDSAVSWQ encoded by the exons ATGGCACCTAGGCTCTTTCCTCTCCTGGGGCATCACCCACCATGGTCAAGGCTATGGGTCAAGGTCAAG GCAACTCTTTCAGATGTGGAGAAGGAAGGCGAGATGGTAGCTCAGGTGCTGAGATCTAACGTGAGGGAAGTCCTAATACTGGAGGGCAAGATGGAACACCTGGAGCGGCAGATAAATGTCCTGAGTGATCGCTGGGCATCCATCAGCAAGGAAAAGACAGAAATCCAGATTGGTATaattgaggaggaggagaacgcTCGCATATCACTGGCAAGGTTCAACACTTACCGAAACAAGATGGAGAGTCacagagcagctgttctgcttgCATCAAGCCAGACGAAGGCCCATAaagagctggaggagaagagagcGCTGGTCAAGATGCTGacacagaagaaagaggagCTTAAGAAAGATTTGGTGAATCCAAATGGAAACACAGTGCAGTTGGCAAAG agagAGATTGATGCTCTGAAGGGAGAGATCTCTGTGATGGAGAAGACGACAGCTGAGAGGAGAGAGCAATTGCAAAAAGAGTTTGAGACTCATACTCAGATGAAGAAAGACATTGAG ATCCAGAACAGGCGCTACGAAGCCATCGTCAAGCGCCTCCACTGCCAGCTGAGCAGGGCCCAGGCTTTCCGCCg GCAAATATCTGAAGATATCTACCACATGGAGAGACAGCTTGCCGAGCTCAAGGGGCAGCTGGAGTCTTCACAGGACTCAGCGGTCAGTTGGCAGTAG